The following coding sequences are from one Prochlorococcus marinus XMU1412 window:
- a CDS encoding FAD-binding oxidoreductase, with amino-acid sequence MYSQAKVIAGGLAHIPVVIAVFYFILTTFNKRALKFVEEAKTKKPEAKAVETKKVAVSKTEAPKTEAPKIVKKKHADVPVNIYRPKSPYEGTVIENYSLLKEGAIGRVNHITFDLKDSDPFLNYVEGQSIGIMPAGEDANGKPHKLRLYSIASTRHGDNFNGNTVSLCVRQLQYEKDGETINGVCSTYLCDIKPGDKVKITGPVGKEMLLPDEEDANIVMLATGTGIAPMRAYLRRMFEPTEKEKNKWNFKGKAWLFMGAPKSANLLYEEDLQRYIAENPDNFKYTKAISREQQNTKGGRMYIQDRVLESANELFNMIEDEKTHIYLCGLKGMEPGIDEAMTKAAEEKGLNWSELRPQLKKAGRWHVETY; translated from the coding sequence ATGTATTCACAAGCAAAAGTAATCGCAGGCGGATTAGCTCATATACCAGTAGTTATAGCTGTTTTTTATTTTATACTCACAACTTTTAATAAAAGAGCCTTAAAATTTGTTGAAGAAGCAAAAACAAAAAAACCTGAGGCAAAAGCTGTGGAAACTAAAAAAGTCGCTGTTTCAAAAACAGAAGCGCCAAAAACAGAAGCTCCAAAAATAGTTAAGAAAAAACATGCAGATGTTCCAGTCAATATTTACCGTCCTAAATCACCATATGAGGGAACAGTTATTGAAAACTACAGTCTTCTCAAAGAAGGTGCAATTGGTAGAGTTAATCATATAACTTTCGACCTTAAAGATAGTGATCCATTTTTAAATTATGTAGAAGGGCAAAGTATTGGTATCATGCCTGCTGGTGAAGATGCTAATGGAAAACCTCATAAATTAAGACTATACTCAATAGCTAGCACTAGACATGGTGATAATTTTAATGGAAATACAGTTTCTCTTTGTGTAAGACAGCTTCAGTATGAAAAAGATGGTGAAACCATTAATGGTGTCTGCTCTACTTACTTATGTGATATTAAGCCTGGAGATAAAGTTAAAATAACAGGTCCTGTTGGTAAAGAAATGCTTCTCCCTGATGAAGAGGACGCAAACATTGTTATGTTAGCCACTGGAACTGGAATAGCACCAATGAGGGCTTATTTAAGAAGAATGTTCGAACCAACCGAAAAAGAAAAAAATAAATGGAATTTCAAGGGTAAAGCTTGGTTATTTATGGGTGCTCCAAAATCAGCTAATTTGTTATACGAAGAAGATCTTCAAAGATACATTGCTGAGAATCCAGATAATTTTAAATATACAAAAGCTATTAGTCGTGAGCAGCAAAATACAAAAGGTGGAAGAATGTACATTCAAGACAGAGTTTTAGAGTCAGCCAACGAACTTTTCAATATGATTGAAGATGAAAAGACACATATATATCTTTGTGGATTAAAGGGTATGGAGCCTGGAATAGATGAAGCAATGACTAAGGCAGCTGAAGAAAAAGGATTGAACTGGTCAGAATTAAGACCTCAACTAAAAAAAGCAGGAAGATGGCACGTAGAAACTTACTAA
- a CDS encoding SRPBCC family protein encodes MNNPQESEDHSKNNDYRTIEQTMEKFSGGTRRLAAQLTTSASFDSLWSVLTDYDRLNLYIPNLLSSKKIFQKGNNVHLKQVGAQDFLGMKFSAEVTIDLFEDKELGLLKFNLIKGDFRKFQGSWKIQNIKNTSTNSLIYDLTVQGCQWMPIGMIEKRLKKDLSENLIAVDRQAKSSKRSL; translated from the coding sequence ATGAATAATCCTCAAGAATCAGAAGATCATTCTAAGAACAATGATTACAGGACAATTGAGCAGACTATGGAGAAGTTTTCCGGTGGGACGAGAAGACTGGCAGCTCAACTTACAACTTCTGCAAGCTTTGATTCTTTGTGGAGTGTTTTAACAGATTATGATCGCCTAAATCTCTACATACCAAATCTTTTATCGAGCAAAAAAATATTTCAGAAGGGAAATAATGTTCACCTTAAACAAGTTGGGGCTCAGGATTTCCTTGGCATGAAGTTTTCAGCTGAAGTAACTATAGATTTATTTGAAGATAAGGAGCTTGGCCTCTTAAAATTTAATTTAATAAAAGGAGATTTTAGAAAGTTTCAGGGTAGTTGGAAAATTCAAAATATTAAAAATACTTCAACAAACTCATTAATTTATGATCTTACTGTTCAAGGTTGTCAGTGGATGCCAATAGGGATGATAGAGAAGAGACTGAAAAAAGATCTTTCAGAAAATTTAATTGCCGTAGATAGGCAAGCAAAATCATCAAAAAGATCGTTATAA